accagcagcagcagcacacacagCAAGAGACGGGCCAAGGAGGAGATGATGAGGGCAAAGCGTCGttatcctcctcttcatcagtcgaGTCTGCTCCTCTTGTCCCAGGAGTGTCAGTTGGATtgtcctctcctttcttcccgCCTTCCAAGCCTTTGCTCCTGTCTCCGTCATCCGCCCTCTCCTCACACCCGCTGCACTCATCTCAGCCGTTTAACGGGGCACCTAAAGCCGGCCCGGCATTATTTAGTCCCCGAGACTCAGAGGAGGATGATTCCGATCCGGACCTAGGGCCCCCGCTGCTGATCCAGGAACCCCCTGACTCCCCCTCCCGCACCCCTCCCAAACTGGCACGTCGTTTTAGGTCCCCTGCTGTCATCTCTGACTCCACCCATCCCATGGCCTCATCGGCAGCTCACCCCAAACCAGGGGACACTCCCTCGGGCACTAGCGTGACCTCCTCAACTCCCCAGTCAGGCTCCACCAAGAGTCCACCACAGGAAGACAAACACCCAGAGCATGTTATAGAAGAGCGGGACTCGCCTGAAAGTCCTGAGCCAGAGATACCCAAATTGGCAGCACCAGTAACTGCCAAGAGGTGCTCCAGCCCTGCAGTAGCCTCCACACCGCCCCCCTCTGACCTTCAGGAgcctaaggaggaggaggaagagatggaggtgGGGAATGGAATAGAGAAGGCTATGGATGGCAAGGCAGATTTTGTAAAGGAAGAGGGTGcaagaacaggagaggagaaaatggagATGGATGATGGCAAGTCTAAACCTCCAACCACCGAAGGTGGCACCTCAATTCCAGGAGGGCCTGCTGCTCCTGCCCGGCCCCTCAAAGTGCGGATAAAGACCATCAAAACCTCCTCTGGTGGAATCACCAGAACTGTTACCAGGGTCGCACCCAAAGCAGGTGCTGCCGGAGTCAAGGGTTTGGACCCCAGCAAAGCTCATCAAGGGGGGCGCAAGGCCCCAGCCAACAGGTCCCGGAAGCCTGACACTCCCTCTGGTCGTATGGTAGCCTCCCAGCCGCAGAAAGTAAAGAGCCTCAACACACTACCTGTGTCTACACTAGCAGCCAGTAGCGCTATGCTAGTTGCTGCAACCAAGGCTCAGAACAAGATGGCTGCCTCCTCAGACAAAGCCATGGTATCTGCCACTGCTGTTAGCTTCACTAAATCTGCCACCCTGCCTGccgctccctctgtctcctctcctaagTTCTCAGTAGCCACTGGTGGGCTGTGCGTACGTCCTGTCGGTGCTAAAACAGCTAACGGAGGCACCACCAGCGTCCTAGCCAGCACTCACCAGCCAAACAAGCCTGCCTCCATCGTGAACAGTACGGGTGCCGTCATCTCCCGCAGTCAGTCTAGCCTGGTGGAGGCCTTCAACAAGATCCTCAACAGCAAGAACCTGCTGCCCAGTTATAAACCCGACCTCTCGGCTCTTCCGCCCCCAGAGTGGGGGCTTCCTCTGCCTGCCACGGGCTACCGCTGTCTGGAATGTGGCGACGCCTTCGCCCTGGAGCGCAGCCTGGCCCGTCACTACGACAGGCGCTCGCTGCGCATCGAGGTGACCTGCAACCACTGTGCCAAACGGCTGGCCTTCTTTAACAAATGCAGCCTGCTGCTCCACGCCAGGGAGCATAAGGAACGCGGGCTGGTCATGCAGTGCTCTCACCTCGTCATGAGGCCCGTCAACGTGGAGCAGATGATTGGCCAGCAGGACACCACACCCATTGGTAAGGCGTGTCTTTCAGAATAGTTTTTAGTGACAGTGGCTACGTCTCGTAtggctctggacaaaagtagtgcaaaaAAGTAAAAGCCATTTAGGACGCATACAATGTGGTTTCACAAACAATGCTTTATTTCTGTCAGGATGTGGTCAGTAAGTTCAATTCACCTCCATCTTCTTTGTGTTCTTGCTTTGCTTTGTTGACAAGGCATGCTCTCCCCTTCTTcaatctcctttcctcccccagtctcctccCCCACGTCCGGAGTCCCCGCCGTATCGTCCAGCTCCAGCCCACTGAAGGACACACGGTCTCCCTCCTCTGCACAGCCAAGACCGGTCCGCCGCGCGGTCCAGAGCCCCCAGGCACTGATGCCCCTCCCCTGCAAGAAGGGCGAGGTGCTGCAGTACCACAACTTCAAGTGTCCCGAGTGCCAGGCCCAGTTCTCTGGAAAGGCTGAGCTGGTCGCCCACTTCCAGCAGATCAGAGCTACCCCCAACTCGGTGAGAGCCTGAAGTATGGGTGTGCATTACTTACAGGCTGGTAACGAACTACTAGTGTCAAGCTTAGTCATGTATAATGACTGAATGAGTATTGACTAAGGTAAAGCAGGCCATTAAACATATTAAAGCAGTTTCCCTTGTCCTGGGCTAAGAAACACTTTCAATGGAGAACCTCCACTTCACATGCCCTTTAGTCCAGGATTAGGCTTAGTCTGTGTTTGGGAAACCACTTTAATATGTTTAATGGCCTGCTTTACTTTATGTATTAGTCAATACTATTACATAATACTAGTTTACTATGAAAACAAGTCATTTGTTATGCCTCAAAATGCTTTTATTAACCCTTCCAAGACATGTGGGTGATGACTTATTACGCAATACAAGTTTTAGTAGAAGTTTTGCAGTATTAGAAGTAGTAGTGTATTCATAGTGTTATGCCGTAGTCAACTTTTATACcttttctccccctctatcctccctatCCAAACCTGTACGCTGTGCTCCACTCCCATGATGCTGCTAATGTTTACTATGAAAATGAATTATGATTAATGCCTCTGTGTGTACTAAATGTCAATTGTTAAACCTGTTCCCTCTCATCTTCCTGCCCAGACCTGTACCCTGTGTTCCCCTCCCATGATGCTGCCTAACTGTTGCAGTGTGTCGGCTCACCAGAGGATTCATAAGCACCGGGCACCCCACGTCTGTCCAGAGTGTGGGGGCATCGCCCGGCAGGCCAGCTTCCAGACCCACCTAGAGGAGGCCTGTCTGCACTTCGCCCGCCGCATCGGATACAGGTGAAGGAATAGTGTCTGCACTGATAAGTCAGCAACAAATGTAATAGGTCTGCACACGAAGGATGTTGCAAAAAGTATTTTCACTAGCTTATACGGACGTTTCGGCTTAGCAGCCTTTTTCAGTGTGTAAGTAATCTACACTGATATGCAAACGTGCTACAAATACATGCATGTCTACATTCCACAAACTACTGCTTAGATGCAGCATTGTCAGGTGGATGTATGAGACAGAGATAACTACAATAATCAAATGCAAATGTGCCTCTCACGCACAGATAACATTCTTTGTGAAAAGACACTTTTGTGGTTGAAGATTCTCGCCGTAGTTACATGACAATCAAGCCACCCAATTGTCAATGGACACTATATTAGCATCATTGACAACAGCGACTGAATCTATGTGTttaacattttgtttttgttcataTGCGTTCCCCCAGGTGCTCCAGTTGCCAGGTGGTCTTCGGGGGTCTGAACTCCATCAAGTCCCACATCCAGACGGCCCACTGCGAGGTGTTCCACAAGTGCCCCAGCTGCCCCATGGCCTTCAAGTCTGCCCCTAGTGCACAGGGACACATCAGCACCCAGCACCCTACCCTCACCGGGGGACAGGCCAAGTAAGTGCCCCACAGTCACTGAACCATGTTATGTCTCTTTAGGTTTAGAGCAGTGTTTTCTAATCCTGGTCCTGAGGACCCAGAGGGGTGCATGTTTTTGTCCTAGTGCTCTAGCACTAACACACTTAATTCAACTGTGTTCAGGTGTACTAAAACATAAATGTGCATATTTTGGGTCCCCAAGACCAGGATTGGGAAACACTGTATTTTAAAGCACATCTCGTCTCAGTTTTGTCCAAATTTGAGCCCTGATAAAAACGCTACATTCACGGCACtatttccctctttctctgtatTTGCAGAATGATCTACAAGTGTGTGATGTGCGATACAGTTTTTACCCAGAAACCGTTACTGTACATGCATTTCGACACCCACCTGGCCAAGCAGAAAGTGCATGTGTTCAAGTGTCCTGACTGCACCAAACTCTACGCGCAGAAAGGTTCCATGATGGAACACATAAAGGTTTCTTTAGTTACATTCTAACTCACAGGGAAACATATGATTACAGGGAAACATATGATTGCAGTAAAGGAAAGTGATATGTTAGTTGTTCAATCCCCTGATGGTAAATAGTAATTAATATTCGCTCATTTGACAGTGTTGTCTTCCATTCTCACTTCTCTCTTGTCTGACTGGTCATTCCTCTCACTTCCTTTAATACTGTTGTCCAGACTGCTCACAGAGGGCTGTCAGTCAAACAGGAGGGACAATCCGATGCCTCCGCCCCTGCCACAGCCCCCAccaacccctccaccccctccccccccaaatCTAAGCCCTCTGAAAAAACAGACAACTCAGATGGAGAGGACTGGGGCCGAgaccaagaagaagaggaggaggaggaggaaggagaggaagagggggatgaggactATGAGAAACCTGAGAATCAGTCTAGTTCTATGGAGGCAGGCAGCCATCGTGGGACCCCCTCAGAATGGAGCTGCCAGCAATGTCAGAAGAGCTTCACACAGAGCGACGACTACATCTCTCACATGAAAACAGAGCATGGAAAGGTAAGGCCATACAAATGTAATTAATTGtaaaaaagagaagaaaaaaaaatcattcaTTTGATTCATGTCAATCTCTTTTATAAAACTATTATTTTGGACAAATTTAATGATTCGCTTCGCTATTGTAGTAGTTGGGATTCGGTAAGAGCTCAGTGAATTGAATCACGCGAATCAAAATAACAATTTGTGAATCGCAAAAATGAAAAGGGATTTTTTTTAGTAGCCCTCCTTTTGGATTATGTTGCTGTTAAACTTGTTTTGTAGATACTTTAAGTTGATTTGGGCATTGCAACTAAATAGATGCTAGTCAGCATGCAGTGAACACTTCTAAAGTAAGATAAATTTGACTAACCTAGAATAGCTACATTTCCTGAAGACAGGGTGTGCTTGCTTCAGCTGTCTAAAAATATTTGTAGGATTACGATAGTGGGAGATGTGTTAAATGTAGAATTCTAGCTAAATAAAAGCTGAAGCAGTTCAATATAGTACAAATAAGTCTGATTACTTTAGTAGAatgctatacactgagtgtacaaaacattaggagcacttgcactttccatgacatagactgaccaggtgaatccaggtgaaagctatgatcccttattgatgtcacctgttaaatacaCTTAAatgagtgtagatgaaggggaggagacaggttaaataataattttcaagccttaagacaattgagacatggattgtgtacagtatgcgtgccattcagagggtgaataggtcAAAACAAAAgttgtaagtgcctttgaatggggtatggtattaggtgccaggcgcacccgTTTAagcgtgtcaagaactgcaacgctgctgggtaatttcacgctcaacagtttcccgtgtgtatcaagaatggtccaccacccaaaggacatctagtcaacttgacacaactgtgggaagcattggagtcaacatgaaccagcatccctgtggaacgctttcaacaccttgagTCCATgctccgatgaattgaggctgttcagagggcaaaagggggtgcaactcaatattaggaaggtgctcctaatgttttgtacactgagtgtatattATCAATTATGAAAAATGGCTGTGACTAATTCAGCTGGGACAGGCTTTCAGTGATGCTATCCAACACCTGACACCAATGTAGTTAATTAGGAGGGTACCCTGACTGGGACTCAAACCTTGGTCCCTGTGACTGTCACTACAAAACCATTATACCTAAAGGCTAAAATCGCTTgctgaggtcactaggtgtttgTACCAAGGTTGTTAAGTATTTTTACGACTTcttgatttgtttttattttcttcgCTCGCTTGGCTCACTTTTCCGGCGAAAAAAAATCTGTTATACAGTAAATCAAATTTGTATGGCCGAAGTGTAATGTCAGTGTCTGTGTACACAGGGAGATTACGAAAGGACTCACCCTCTCTTATTTCCTTGTGTATCTGCCTCTGTAGGCTATGAAGAAGTTCCTGTGTCGTGTGTGTGAGAGCTCCTTCTGCACCTCATCCAGCCTGCGGCGCCATGTACGCGTAATCCACGAGGGCAACAAGAGAGTCTTCCACTGCCAGTGAGTGAACCCCATACTCATCTATACATCCACAAAAGCACCATATTTAGATCCCTGTAGCTCAGATGGTAAAGCATGGATAGTGGGTTCAATTCATGGGACCACCCATAcattctgctaaatggcatatatactgctcaaaaaaataaagggaacacttaaacaacacatcctagatctgaatgaaagaaataatcttattaaatacttttttctttacatagttgaatgtgctgacaacaaaatcacacaaaaataatcaatggaaatccaatttatcaacccatggaggtctggatttggagtcacactcaaaattaaagtggaaaaccacaatacaggctgatccaactttgatgtaatgtccttaaaacaagtcaaaatgaggctcagtagtgtgtgtggcgtccacgtgcctgtatgacctctctacaatgcctgggcatgctcctgatgaggtggcggatggtctcttgagggatctcctcccagacctggactaaagcatccgcatactcctggacagtctgtggtgcaacgtggcgttggtagatggagcgagacatgatgtcccagatgtgctcaattggattcaggtctggggaacgggcgggccagtccatagcatcaatgccttcctcttgcaggaactgctgacacactccagccacatgaggtctagcattgtcttgcattaggaggaacccagggccaaccgcaccagcatatggtctcacaaggggtctgaggatctcatctcggtacctaatggcagtcaggctacctctggcgagcacatggagggctgtgcggcccccccaaagaaatgccaccccacaccatgactgacccaccgccaaaccggtcatgctggaggatgttgcaggcagcagaacgttctccacggcgtctccagactctgtcacgtctgtcacgtgctcagtgtgaacctgctttcatctgtgaagagcacagggcgccagtggcgatcttggtgttctctggcaaatgccaaacgtcctgcacggtgttgggctgtaagcacaacccccacctgtggacatcgggccctcatactaccctcatggagtctgtttctgaccgtttgagcagacacatgcacatttgtggcctgctggaggtcattttgcagggctctggcagtgcttctcctgctccaccttgcacaaaggcggaggtagcggtcctgctgctgggttgttgccctcctacggcctcctccacgtctcctgatgtgctggcctgtctcctggtagcgcctccatgctctggacactacgctgacagacatagcaaaccttcttgccacagctcgcattgatgtgccatcctggatgagctgcactacctgagccacttgtgtgggttgtagactccgtctcatgctaccactagagtgaaagcaccgccagcattcaaaagtgaccaaaacgtcagccaggaagcataggaactgagaagtggtctgtggtccccacctgcagaaccactcctttattgggggtgtcttgctaattgcctataatttccacatgttgtctattccatttgcacaacagcatgtgaaatgtattgtcaatcagtgttgcttcctcagtggacagtttgatttcacagaagtgtgattgacttggagttacattgtgttgtttaagtgttccctttatttttttgagcagtgtattatattTGAAAATGTCTGTAAGAGTGGATGGGACAAGACAATTAGCAGGGACATGTAGAATGTTATGTTCAGGCTAATATCAGCCCACCTAGGTAAAGTGTACAGCATCCTCAGAGCCTGTGTATACTTGTGTGTTTGCAGATATTGCACTGAGGACAAGCGGAGCTTCAGCAGTCGGCTCATACTGGAGAAGCATATCCAGGTCCATCATCACGGTGTCAGATCCACTGATGGACAGGTCAGTTAGAATCCGTTCTTCTTTCCATTACTTGGTGGGGGTACATTTCAGTCTCAGTCATAATTGGACAACTGTACTCGTTTCCTGTGTGCTCTCTGCAActttggtctgtaatgttacccATTGTGTGGTGACTTGGATCTGAATATGTTAAACCAAAAATCAAGATAATGCTTTTTGAACGTTCTCGCCCCTCTGTCCCCCTGCAGGGCCCTCAGACCAGGAAGCGTTCAGCACCGGGTAAGGGGCCAGGCAGCTCGTCTGAAGCTGACGGGGAGGGGGGGCCACCAGGGGACGAGGAAGGGGGTGGCACGGACAGCGGAGACGCCACAGAGGAGGGGGGCGAGGAGGGGGGCGAGGAGGGCTGCAGTCCCGTGAAGAGAACTCGAGCGTCAGCGCCTCCCGAGCCCGTGGAGGCCGACAACGTGTTCCACTGCGTTCCGTGCGGCTTCGCCACAGAGGACGCCGCCGAGTTCCAGCGCCACATCCCGCAGCATCGCGCCGATGCCGCCTCCTTCCAGTGCCTGCAGTGTGGCGTATGCTTCGCCTCTGCCGGCTCCCTGGGACGCCACCGTTTCATCACTCACCGCGTGAGAGACCACCAGGGGGAGTCCGATCGCAGGCCGCCGCGCACACCTTCCTCCCCGGACAGCTCACCCTCCTCCCCCCTGGAGGGAGAGGACGGGAAGGGGAGTATGAGCTGCAGGGTGTGCAGGCGGCGCTTCAACAGGGCCTCCGACCTTAACACCCACTTGAGGACCCACGGCATGGCCTTCATCACCGCCCACAAGACGGACAAGCCCCAGTAGATTGAAGctgcccctagatgctgatcctgggtcagttttgcatttcccccactaattgttaaggttaggattgggggagaggaagctgatcctagatctgtaactctgggaaacttcaccccagagCCGGACAAGCCCCAGtatggggaggaggggtgaggcctCGGAGTGACGGACAGGCCTGGGAGATGAGGGGTTTTGACTTGGAATCATTTTTGGGTAGCTGAATTTGGATGGATAGACCCAGATCTACTTCTGTGCTGTTTTGAGCCAACTGAGCTCTGTGTTTCTTTGTCACTAACTGTGCAGTTATACTCGCATGCTGAGCATCATACTGAGCAGTGGACTGGACACGCATGGGAGTTCAGAGGGTCAAGACCACCTGATCATAGCATTTAAATCAGCCATATGTGTCCATCAACTTTTCaaatactttttatttttctgccTTTAATATTATTGTGTCTCTGTATCTTCATGTGAACCATACTATATTTTCTACATGTGTTTCCTTCTGTATTGTATTTCTATCAGTTGTACTGATATTCttgtatttttttcacatttGTCCATGTCTTTCTTACTCATTTCCTTATCCGTGCCATGTGTTTTGAAAGGTATTCTGTCTTGCATTGTCAAACTCACATCCACACAGAGCCACTGTACAAAGAAAGCACTCCTTTGGTTGGTCCTAGATCAGTTTCTATGGGTCCATCTCTTTAGTGAGAGCTGGATAAAACTGTTCTCAAATCAGTAACCTTAGAGGCATctgaaacaaaaagggagtaTTTGGAGAGTTTTAAACACTGATTTTAAGTAGTAATAACATTGTTCTATTTATTTATATGAAACACATTGTTGTTGTTTGTAGGAGTCATTTGCCACCAATCTTATATCAAGATTAAATGGTAAAAGTAGTTTGAAATGGATGCCACAGACAGTGAAAGGTGAGATTTATATCTGTGTTCCATACACATTTCTGTAGTAGACGAGGTTACATAGATTATTGTAACCCGTTTTATTTTGAGTGGTACATTGTGTCGTCAAAATTGTAGCTAGGACGAGAGATTTTACCTGTGGTGCACGTTGCACTGTAAATACATATACACTAAAAGAAAGCTTTTGGGTTTTAATTCTTATGAAAATGTGAATTTAAGTATAGTATTTGTACTCGtaacaattgtattttttttttaatgcaaagTAGCTAGCTATATTGTCACTCACAATTAAGCAGAGGGAATGTGTGAGGGGCtgtattgtgttttttttaatgtatttttctccccaatttcatggtatccaattggtagtagttagtcttgtctcatcgctgcaactcccgtacggactcgggagaggcgaaggtcgagagccatgcgtcctccgaaacacaaccttgacacaatgcccatccaacccggaagccagccgcaccaatatgtcggaggaaacaccgtacgtacacctggcgaccgtgtcagcgtgcactgcgcccggcccgacacaggagtcactagtgcgcaatgagacaaggatatccctgccgacgctgggccaattgtgcgccgccccatgggcctcccggtcgcggccggctgcgacagagcctggactcgaacccagaatctctagtggcacagcgatgcagtgccttagaccactgcgccactcgggaggccctgtattgtgttttgatgtgtaCGAATGTTTATCTCTTTGGTATGATTGTTTTCTAACTGCAGAATCCGTGCTTGCTGTACCCCACTTTCTTATGTATCTGTTTCAAAAACCTTGTCATGTGAAGGAAgccttttttttattttgcccGATATTTATATTAGAGAAATAATGATTCCACAAGCTTCAGTTTATTATTTTCCATTATGACTGTAGTCTGCTTGCTGAATTCCCATACAGTTTTTGTGCCGTttcaaaataaatgtgtaaaggAGAACTTTACTTCTGTCCAGTCTTTGAATAAGCGATATAGAACTGTTTAGTGTATGGCATGAAATATTTAATTTAGTCAAGTTTACATTATGTACAACAATTTAATACAGAAATACATCATTCCTCTGTTCATAATCTTGACGCAAGACACTAATCTTATACTACAGTCTTTTGGGATATAACTGTTCAAAATCCCAAATGCCACTATTGGATTCTCCCCTTTCACATGATGGTCCCATTAAGTATTTTCTTTTCTGGATGTACCCCCTCCAGCTCCACTATAGTACTACTTaattcgttttttggggtatctttgctatttatatttgacaacttttacttcactacattcctaaagaaaatcatgtaCATTTTACTCAGATTTTCcccgacacccaaaagtactcgttacatttcgaatgcttaggAGGATAGGACAATTCA
This genomic interval from Salmo salar chromosome ssa27, Ssal_v3.1, whole genome shotgun sequence contains the following:
- the znf687b gene encoding zinc finger protein 687b isoform X1; this encodes MGDMKTPDFDDLLAAFDIPDIDAKEAIQSAPDEAEGPHGPGGAPLGKPDGGVGVGPSLRPPSPPDPQADTPIVSVIVKNRVRPDTIDGGDGDTDQDTMDGIAGVAVGPRLGACAPGMAESEPLNHNGFGPSGVTPPLTQAHAQSNGEPWSVCTPKTASEGGGCGAGSTKSAKQVGNIFNRLKPLMVQGSGDPVGKARKMQLLQQQHYQQQQHTQQETGQGGDDEGKASLSSSSSVESAPLVPGVSVGLSSPFFPPSKPLLLSPSSALSSHPLHSSQPFNGAPKAGPALFSPRDSEEDDSDPDLGPPLLIQEPPDSPSRTPPKLARRFRSPAVISDSTHPMASSAAHPKPGDTPSGTSVTSSTPQSGSTKSPPQEDKHPEHVIEERDSPESPEPEIPKLAAPVTAKRCSSPAVASTPPPSDLQEPKEEEEEMEVGNGIEKAMDGKADFVKEEGARTGEEKMEMDDGKSKPPTTEGGTSIPGGPAAPARPLKVRIKTIKTSSGGITRTVTRVAPKAGAAGVKGLDPSKAHQGGRKAPANRSRKPDTPSGRMVASQPQKVKSLNTLPVSTLAASSAMLVAATKAQNKMAASSDKAMVSATAVSFTKSATLPAAPSVSSPKFSVATGGLCVRPVGAKTANGGTTSVLASTHQPNKPASIVNSTGAVISRSQSSLVEAFNKILNSKNLLPSYKPDLSALPPPEWGLPLPATGYRCLECGDAFALERSLARHYDRRSLRIEVTCNHCAKRLAFFNKCSLLLHAREHKERGLVMQCSHLVMRPVNVEQMIGQQDTTPIGMLSPSSISFPPPVSSPTSGVPAVSSSSSPLKDTRSPSSAQPRPVRRAVQSPQALMPLPCKKGEVLQYHNFKCPECQAQFSGKAELVAHFQQIRATPNSTCTLCSPPMMLPNCCSVSAHQRIHKHRAPHVCPECGGIARQASFQTHLEEACLHFARRIGYRCSSCQVVFGGLNSIKSHIQTAHCEVFHKCPSCPMAFKSAPSAQGHISTQHPTLTGGQAKMIYKCVMCDTVFTQKPLLYMHFDTHLAKQKVHVFKCPDCTKLYAQKGSMMEHIKTAHRGLSVKQEGQSDASAPATAPTNPSTPSPPKSKPSEKTDNSDGEDWGRDQEEEEEEEEGEEEGDEDYEKPENQSSSMEAGSHRGTPSEWSCQQCQKSFTQSDDYISHMKTEHGKAMKKFLCRVCESSFCTSSSLRRHVRVIHEGNKRVFHCQYCTEDKRSFSSRLILEKHIQVHHHGVRSTDGQGPQTRKRSAPGKGPGSSSEADGEGGPPGDEEGGGTDSGDATEEGGEEGGEEGCSPVKRTRASAPPEPVEADNVFHCVPCGFATEDAAEFQRHIPQHRADAASFQCLQCGVCFASAGSLGRHRFITHRVRDHQGESDRRPPRTPSSPDSSPSSPLEGEDGKGSMSCRVCRRRFNRASDLNTHLRTHGMAFITAHKTDKPQ
- the znf687b gene encoding zinc finger protein 687b isoform X2, which codes for MGDMKTPDFDDLLAAFDIPDIDAKEAIQSAPDEAEGPHGPGGAPLGKPDGGVGVGPSLRPPSPPDPQADTPIVSVIVKNRVRPDTIDGGDGDTDQDTMDGIAGVAVGPRLGACAPGMAESEPLNHNGFGPSGVTPPLTQAHAQSNGEPWSVCTPKTASEGGGCGAGSTKSAKQVGNIFNRLKPLMVQGSGDPVGKARKMQLLQQQHYQQQQHTQQETGQGGDDEGKASLSSSSSVESAPLVPGVSVGLSSPFFPPSKPLLLSPSSALSSHPLHSSQPFNGAPKAGPALFSPRDSEEDDSDPDLGPPLLIQEPPDSPSRTPPKLARRFRSPAVISDSTHPMASSAAHPKPGDTPSGTSVTSSTPQSGSTKSPPQEDKHPEHVIEERDSPESPEPEIPKLAAPVTAKRCSSPAVASTPPPSDLQEPKEEEEEMEVGNGIEKAMDGKADFVKEEGARTGEEKMEMDDGKSKPPTTEGGTSIPGGPAAPARPLKVRIKTIKTSSGGITRTVTRVAPKAGAAGVKGLDPSKAHQGGRKAPANRSRKPDTPSGRMVASQPQKVKSLNTLPVSTLAASSAMLVAATKAQNKMAASSDKAMVSATAVSFTKSATLPAAPSVSSPKFSVATGGLCVRPVGAKTANGGTTSVLASTHQPNKPASIVNSTGAVISRSQSSLVEAFNKILNSKNLLPSYKPDLSALPPPEWGLPLPATGYRCLECGDAFALERSLARHYDRRSLRIEVTCNHCAKRLAFFNKCSLLLHAREHKERGLVMQCSHLVMRPVNVEQMIGQQDTTPIVSSPTSGVPAVSSSSSPLKDTRSPSSAQPRPVRRAVQSPQALMPLPCKKGEVLQYHNFKCPECQAQFSGKAELVAHFQQIRATPNSTCTLCSPPMMLPNCCSVSAHQRIHKHRAPHVCPECGGIARQASFQTHLEEACLHFARRIGYRCSSCQVVFGGLNSIKSHIQTAHCEVFHKCPSCPMAFKSAPSAQGHISTQHPTLTGGQAKMIYKCVMCDTVFTQKPLLYMHFDTHLAKQKVHVFKCPDCTKLYAQKGSMMEHIKTAHRGLSVKQEGQSDASAPATAPTNPSTPSPPKSKPSEKTDNSDGEDWGRDQEEEEEEEEGEEEGDEDYEKPENQSSSMEAGSHRGTPSEWSCQQCQKSFTQSDDYISHMKTEHGKAMKKFLCRVCESSFCTSSSLRRHVRVIHEGNKRVFHCQYCTEDKRSFSSRLILEKHIQVHHHGVRSTDGQGPQTRKRSAPGKGPGSSSEADGEGGPPGDEEGGGTDSGDATEEGGEEGGEEGCSPVKRTRASAPPEPVEADNVFHCVPCGFATEDAAEFQRHIPQHRADAASFQCLQCGVCFASAGSLGRHRFITHRVRDHQGESDRRPPRTPSSPDSSPSSPLEGEDGKGSMSCRVCRRRFNRASDLNTHLRTHGMAFITAHKTDKPQ